A window of Companilactobacillus allii genomic DNA:
CCCTATTTTTTAATTAGTACAACTTAACTGCACCAGATAAAGCCCTTGCGTTAATCGTGTGAACTGGGTTATCACCAATAAATCCATCTTTAAAATCAAAAGTATCATGATTAAGGATTGCACCTTCTGGTGAACGGACCGTTCCACTTTTAGCCTGTAGATCAAATTTATAGTTATCAGTAAGCATGTTAAGTTTTACAGCCCCACTATGAGAATCAATATTTAAATCTCCAGTAAGTTCACTAATACTTAATGTGACTGCACCTGAATGACTTTCGATCGTACCACTACCGCCTAACTTTTCTCCACGTACCGAACCGCTGTGAGCTTTGATTTCAAACTCATTGCCAAGTACATTTTCGATCCTAATTGCTCCACTATGAGCTAACAGTTGTAATAAATCATCAGCTTTAACATTTTTGATTTTTATTTTGCCAGACTGCGCCTTAACTGAGAAATTATTAACTGAAACATTATTGAAGTATCCATTTCCACTATTGATTGTTGTCTTAATAATGCCCATATTACTAATACCATCAATATAAAGATTACCTGCAACACTTGTGATGCGCATATCTCCTAAAAATGTCTTAGGGATAAGGATCTGAGTTCTAACCTTCAAATGTAAGAACTTAGGAAAACGTCCTTGCTTGATTTTTAGTGTACCCTCATCAACTTTAGTTCGAGCAAAGTAATCTGGATTATTACGAGACATATATTCTCTCAAAATAACCTTGTCACCATTACTTGGAAGAATTTTAACAGTAGCGAATCCATATGAGATATCTAGTCTTTTAATATCAGAAATTTCAAATGACTTTTCATTTACTAGATCAAGCGTCTCAACATAGATCTCTGTATCTACGTTGTGATCAAATGACTCATCGAATTTAGAAAATGTATCATTAACTTTACTTTTATTTTTTTCGAAGTTTATTCCACGGCCATCAATTGTCATATTACCTACTTTGACACCATTTTCATCCGCACGAAATACTTTACCATTGTTAATCGATACTCCAGAACCATCAGCCCTAAATGAATTACCTTTATTGATAAAAACACCTTTTTTATCGATTTTTAGCTTATCACCACCATCAATGGTTATACCGGATTGATTAATATCAATATGATGACCTTCATTGCTATTTTCTTCAGGATCATCTTGCATCACATCATCGATCAAGTCAGTAATATCACCGAATTCATCAAATGCTTTATCTACAGCACTTTCTTCAGACATTCCATCTTTAAATTTATCTTCTGCTGAGGAGATCAAGTCTGATTTCAATTCTGCTGCTAACTCATGAATATCAGATGTTTGGGGGTAATCCTCAAATATTTCGGATAGTTTTTCTTTTACTAAATCTACAATTTTTTCGTTCATATCAATCAATCCTTCCAAGAATCAAATCATCAATTACGTGCTTAGCGAAATTCCATTCTTTTATATTCTCTTTTAAAGTTGCTTTACCTTGCTCAGTTATTTTGTAATATTTACGACGACCGCCTTGACTCTCGTCGCCCCAATAACTTTGTATATCATTATTTTTCTCAAGTCTTCTAAATACCGTATATAATGTTGCTTCGTTTAATTCATATGTCTCATGACTCATTTGTTTAATTGTCTTCGCAATTTCATAACCATAACTGTCATTTTGATTCAAAATATTCAAAACGATAGTCGTTGTATGACCACGAATAATATCTTTAGAAATTATCGGCTTCATATTCAACTTCCTTTCGATAGGTATAATGTATCATCAACTACTGTGTGTGTCAAAGTAATTGAATTAAAAGTATAATAAAAAGAGTTGAGATTCAATACAAATCTCAACTCTTTTTTAATTCCATTGTTAGTCTGACCATGTCTTTTAAGACAAAACCATTGAATGTTAAAAACTCTTCAATAATTTTTTTAGGATAATTTTTAGTGAAAAAATCTTTATCGATCCAAGACATTCTAAATCCTAGCTTTTGATAAAGATGTAATTGTTGATATGAATTACTTCCAGTACCGATCTCTAATGTAGAGTATCCTGCTGTTTTAGCGGCAAAAATCATTTTTTTAAGTATTTGTGTACCTATTCCAAGATTTTGTTGTTCTTTAGCTACAGCGATATTAACTATCTCCAAAGTATGTGGTCTTGTTGGTAATAAGGCCACGATCCCAACTAATTTATCAACATTGAATACTTCGAATACAGTTGAACGTGTAATATATTCATCAACAATCCCCTTATATGGATCAGCGTCCAATAATAATTCGTAATCATCTGCGGTTACTTCTGTAATCTGTTTAAAGGTTAAATCCATTTTTGTCCCCTTTTTAAATTAACTAAATTAATAATTTAAATTTACACCCTTTTTTATAATTTGTAAAAAATCAAATCATCGGTCAAACTATTGTCATTATAGTATCCATGCCATATTTAATATGCTAAAATATTAAGTGTCAAGAAACTTATAAATGAATAAATTCTTTTTAATAACTTGAAGCTTCGAGGTGTTTCTCTCCAAATTATGGAAGAATCCTCGAAGCTTTTTTGAAAGATATTATTCAACTGGAGGACCGTGAATGATTTTAGTCGCCTTATCGGCTGTTATTTTACCAATGATATTGTTAGGAATATTAAATCTCCCTGCTACTAAGGGGATGTCTATCAGTGCCATTGTTGTTATGATCCTAGGAGCTATTTTTTGGAAAATGAATACCAAAATACTCTTGGCATCAATCTTACAAGCAATACACAAGTCACTACCAATTATTTGGATACTCTTTGGTGCATTGATTATGCTCAAGACTTTGGAGCACACTGGAGCCATAACCAGAATTAATATTGGTTTTGAAAAGTTGTCATCAGATATGCGTGTTCAAATTATCTTAATCGCGTATCTATTCGGTGGACTAATTGAAGGAGTATCTGGATTTGGAACTCCTGCCATGGTAACTGCACCTTTGATGATAGCCTTAGGATTTTCGCCAATTGCCTCTGTAACCTTAGCTTTAATTGCCGATTCAACGCCTGCTGCATTCGGAGCCGTTGGTACCCCATTAACTGTTGGATTAAGTAATGTTAGTGAGAGTACGAATTTCTTAAATAGTATTGGTAAGAGCTTAACTTCTATAGACTTATTTGCTGGTTCATTAATGCCAACAATGTTGGTATTTCTACTAATTTTTCTATTTGGTAAATCTGACGAACCAAAAATAAAAGAATGGATCCAATTTATTCCATGGACGTTGTTAATAGGTATATTCTATAGCGTAGCAGCCTTATTAACTGCAATGTTTGTCGGTTATGAATTTGTCTCCATCCTGGCACCATTTGTTACCATAATAGTGGCCATCATTACTATTCGTACCAAGTTCTTAATACCCAAATCAAGTTTTAATGATCCTTGGACAATGAAAGATTCCACTGGCGAAAAAGATGAAAAATCTGATATGTCACTTCTAACAGCCTGGTCACCATATATCTTAGTTGTTCTACTATTACTATTATCTAGAACAATACCAGCCTTAAAATCGTTCATGACTTCATTCTTAAATTTATCATGGACAAACATTCTAGGAATCAAGGGACTCAATTCTGATTGGGAGTTCCTATATTCACCAGGAACAATTCTGACCATTGCTGTGTTATTGGGATTATTGATCCAAGTTAAATCTCTAAAAAGCTTCATCCCTACTTCTATCAACGTTATAAAATCAATGAAAAATACTGCGATAGCTTTGATCGTGACGTTGATCATGGTTCAAGTATTTACTAATTCCAATTTCAATAATGCCAATCTGGTAAGTATGCCAATGTATATCGCAGAATTTGTCTCCAAATACTTCTCTGCTGGATGGATCTTTATCGCACCATTCCTTGGAGCGTTGGGTGCCTTTGTTACTGGTAGTTCAACCGTTTCAACCTTGACATTTGCTCAAATTCAATCAGATATTGCAAGTAATGCCAATATTTCACAACAAATCGTATTGGCTGCTCAGTTAATTGGTGCGGCCGCTGGTAACATGATTTGTGTTCACAACATTGTAGCTGTTAGTTCTCTAGTTGGACTAAGTGGCCAAGAAGGTACCATTTTGAGGAAAACATTGGCGCCTTCACTGTTGTATTGTTTATTAGTTGGTATAATCGGATTTGTATTTATATCTCTATAATTATTATAAGAGCGTGACAAAACGCGCTTAGCTTTCGAGTATAGTTACTAAAAAAGTCCAGTATTTACGTAAGTAAATGCGGGGCTTTTTTTGAACTAGACGGTCACGCGTTTTCATAGCAAAATAGTCAGCGCTTACATAGCTGATACATTAAAGTTTTAACTACAAAAATAATATGTTAGTATAAACGAGCAGATTGTGAATTTTGCGTATCACAAGCTTCACAGTATTCTCCCCATTCAAAAATTGGAAGATATATTTTGGGGCTATTTTTTTTAGGAGGTCATTATTATGGAATTATCAAATATTTTTACAAACTCTAATTTGGGGGGATCATCATGATACTTGTTGCACTATCGGCCGTAATTTTGCCGATGATATTATTAGGTGTATTAAATCTACCTGCTACAAAAGGAATGTCAATCAGTGCTGTAGTAGTTATGATTTTAGGAGTGATTTTTTGGAAGATGCACACTAAGATTTTAATCGCATCGGTTCTTCAGGCAATACATAAATCACTCCCAATTATTTGGATATTATTTGGTGCCTTAGTCATGTTAAAAACATTAGAACATACTGGCGCAATAACTAGAATTAATATTGGCTTCGAAAAACTATCATCCGATATGCGTGTTCAAACCATTCTAATAGCCTATCTATTTGGTGGACTAATTGAAGGTGTGTCTGGATTTGGAACACCAGCCATGGTGACTGCCCCATTGATGATTGCACTGGGCTTTTCACCAATGTCTTCTGTCACACTAGCCTTAGTTGCTGATTCAACACCCGCAGCGTTTGGTGCGGTAGGAACTCCTTTAACTGTTGGACTGAGTAACGTAAATGATTCAACCAACTTTTTAAACAGTGTTGGTCAAAGTCTCACACAAATCGACTTATTTGCTGGTTCACTGATGCCCACAATGTTAATATTCTTACTAGTTTTTTTATTTGGTAAAAATAAAGAGCCCAAAATAAAATATTGGCTAGAATTCTTGCCATGGACACTTTTCTTGGGAATCTGTTATAGTCTCATCGCCCTTTTATCTGCAAAACTTATCGGTTATGAATTTGTATCGATTCTTTCACCATTTACAACCATTATTATCGCAATTATTACTATTAAAATTAAATTATTAATACCGAAATCAAGCTTGTCAGATCCTTGGACAATGAAACAAAAAAATAACACATCAGCTGAAGCCTCTGATATGTCACTATTTAAAGCATGGTCACCATATATTATCGTGGTCATTATGTTATTGCTATCTCGTGTTATCAAACCATTAAAGGCATTTTTAACTACTTTTTTGAATCTGTCATGGAGAAATATTCTAGGAATTAAAAACCTCAACTCTGATTGGGAATTCATGTATTCCCCGGGAACTCTTTTAACAATAGCCGTAATATTGGGGCTATTGATCCAAGTTAAGTCAATAAAAAGTTTTATTCCAACCGGAATAACAGTTATTAAATCAATGAAATCTACTGCACTTGCCTTGATCGTTACATTGATCATGGTTCAACTTTTTACAAACTCCAATTACAATAGCGCTCACTTATTAAGTATGCCTATGTACATTGCTAGTTTTGTCTCAAAATACTTCTCAAAAGGATGGATCTTTGTTGCACCTTTCCTTGGTGCTTTAGGTTCATTTGTCACTGGTAGTGCAACCGTTTCGACTTTAACCTTTGGACAGATCCAATCCGATATTGCTAATAATGCCAATATCTCCAAACAAATTGTTTTGTCTGCTCATTTAATTGGTGCCGCTGCTGGTAACATGATCTGTGTTCACAATATTGTTGCCGTTAGTTCCCTAGTTGGCATGAGTGGAAAAGAAGGAGCCATACTGAGAAAGACATTGACTCCATCTTTACTATATTGCCTATTAGTTGGTATTGTTGGCTTCGTATTTATTTCAATTCTTTGATCATTTGTTCTTCAGATAGAGAACGATTAATACGTTCAATCATAGTTGGTCCGTTATAAATGAAACCTGTATAGACCTCAACTAAGCTTGCCCCAGACTTTAGAGCAGTTTTCGCATCTTCTGGTGTAAACACACCACCCGAATAAATAATTGGCATATGAGGGAATTGTTCATGAACTAATTTTGTCATAGCAATTGAAGTTTCAAATAACGGCTTACCACTAAGACCACCATTTTCTTTTTTATCAATTGAAACAAGATTATCTCGTTTCATACCACTTGTATTAGTTAAAATAACTCCATCTAATAAATTCTCTACCGAATGTAGTGTAGCTATTAACTCATTAGTATCAATATCATTACCAAACTTACAAAATACTGGCTCATCAATATTCAGTTCTTTAATACCAGTTAATATTTGTGTTAAAAGTTCAACATGTTGCAGTGTTGCAACTCCTTTTTGATTAGGACAACTAATATTCAAAGCAATATAATCGGCTTGATCATGGATTTCTTTTACACTTTCAATCATTTCAAGAACTTTTCCAGTATCATTCAATCCATGACTAGGTGCAATACTTAGGCCAATCTTCACATCATTAGCTGGTTGATTTTTTAATCTATCTTTTGTGATTTTTATTCCATCATTATTTAAACCCATTCGATTAATAATAGCCTTATCTTCAGGAAGACGAAAAACTCGCTTCTTCTTATTCCCAGCTTGAGCTTTTTTAGTGACACTACCCACTTCGACGAACCCGGCTCCAAGTGCTCCAAGGCTATTGTAGAATTCAGCTTTTTTATCAAATCCAGCTGCAATTCCAATTGGTGAATCAAAAGTTAAGTTCTTAATTGTAACGCTTAAGTTAGGACGTTTCTTAGTATAAAACATTTTACGTAAAATTTTGGGATTCTTATTGAATATTTTTAATCCATTGGCTACCAGATGATGGTCCTTTTCTGGATCAATTGAAAAAATAAGCGGTCTTGCAAGTTTATATAAGTCCATTATTATTTGCCCCAACTTTCTGGTTCTTTATACCACTGTCTTAATAATTCCATGTCACTTTCTTCAACGTAATCTTGTTTTTGAGCAACTTCTATCATGGTTGGATAATCTGTGAGTGTTACTAATTTTGTTTTAGCATCATCGAAATTCTTTGTACTTTCAGGTAAATTATAAGAAAATATTGCGGCTGTACCAATGACTTCTGCTCCAGCTTGTCTAACTGCTTCAACAGCTTTCAAAATACTACCACCAGTTGAAATCAAGTCATCAATTAACACGACTTTGTCACCTTTTTGACAGCGCCCTTCAATTTGACCTTTTTTACCATGATCTTTAGGTTGAGAACGAACATAATTTAGAGGTAGATTCAAAATATTAGAAACACCAGTGGCATGAGGAATTCCTGCGGTCGCTACACCACCTATAACCTCAACATCTGGATAAACTTCTTTTATCAAATCAGATAGATCTTCAGCTATTTTTTGACGAAAATCTGGATATGCAATTGTTAATCTATTGTCTGTATATATTGGTGCATTGATTCCACTTGCCCAGACGAACGGTTTCTTAGGACTAAGTGTTACTGCCTTTATACTCAACAACTCACTTGCAATATTATTTGATACTTTAGTTTTATCCATTATTTATTCCACTCCTTAGAAATATTTTGATATGCAATAAATCCATTACTTGCTTGTGTAATTGGACGTCCGACCACGATTCCATCACTACCCAAAACTCTCGCCTTGGCCGGTGTTGCAACACGCTTTTGATCTCCTACTTGAGCAGATTTCGGTCTGATACCTGGAGTAATACATAGAAAATCCTTACTAGTTGCTTCTTTTATTAATGGAACCTCTAGAGCTGATGAAATAACTCCATCAGCACCATTATTAAAGGCCAATTTTGCTAAATGTGTAACATAATCTTGTGATTTTAACGGAACTTGTAATTCATTTGCCAGTTCAACTTGTCCAAGTGATGTCAATTGTGTAACTGCTAGTAACTTTGTGCCTGATCCATCAAGGCCACTTTTTGCGGCAGCAATCATTTCAGCACCACCACTGGCATGAACCGTCAACATTTGTACATCCCACTTAGAAATCATCTCACAAGTCCTACGAACGGTATTGGGTATGTCATGAAGTTTCAAATCCAAAAATATATTGTATCCACGATTTCTCAAGCTTCTAACAAAGGGATAACCAAATTGACAAAACATTTCCAAGCCAATCTTGACAAATAACTCATCATTCTTGGGAAATTGACTTAAGAATTCAATACATTCAAAATCATCAGCAAAATCTAACGCAACTATAACAGGTTTTTTCATTACTACTCACTGCCTCCAAATTGTTCTTAATATATCTTTTCTCCATTTACATATGTCTGTTTAATTCGACCAGAAACTTTCCAATCTGCACCCGTAAATGGTGTATTTAATCCTTTAGATAGGAAGTCACTCTTATTGAAAAAATACTCATCATTTAAATCTATAATTGAAAGATCTGCAGTTTTTCCAATCTCAATTGTTCCTGCGTTCAAATTAAATATCTTTGCTGGTCTAGTAGACATAAGACTTATTAATCTCTCTACATTCATCAAGCCACTTTGCACAAATAACGTGTACATCAAAGGAAATGAAGTCTCTATTCCTGTGATTCCAAAAGCACTTTTTAAGAATCCCTTGTTCTTCTCATCCTTTGCATGCGGTGCATGATCAGTAGCAATCATATCAATCGTTCCATCCAGCACACCGGCAATTAACGCTTCACGATCGGTTTCTGATCTAAGTGGTGGATTCATCTTGAAATTAGCATCATCAGTTAATATATCTTCATCACTCAACAACAAATGATGTGGTGTAACTTCACAACTAACATTTATCCCGGCATCTTTAGCAATCCTTATTAATTCGACACTATCTTTTGTTGAAATATGGCAAACGTGATAATGTACGCCAGTTTCTTTGGCTAATAACAAATCTCTAGCAAGTTGTGATGTTTCAGCAACTCGTTGTATTGCTGGTAAACCCAGTCTTGTAGCTGTTTTACCACTATTTATTACACCTTTATTGAATAAATTTTGATCTTCAACGTGTGCTGCTAGATGGCTATTTAATTGGGATATTCTTTCCATAGCATCAAACATGGTTTTGGCATTTGCTATACCATGGCCATCATTTGAAAATGCGAATGCTCCGGCATTAGAAAGTTTTTCGATTGGACTCAATTGGTCCGATATTTCATCCAAGGTCACTGGTGCATATTGAACGATTTTAACTTTTGACCGTTCATTTAATTTAACTTGATGTTCAAACTTTTCAACATTGTCCGGTACTGGTATAACATTTGGCATTGCTCCAACAGTGGTAAATCCACCATGTGCCGCTGCCTCACTACCAGTTTTGATTGTTTCTTTATGAACTTGTCCAGGTTCTCTAAAATGAACATGAACATCGACTAACCCCGGAGTGACAAGGTTGTTCTTTGCATCAATTACTTCAGTTATTTTGTTATCAATTTGTGAAGTGATTTTTTTTAATTTTCCATTTTCAATTACGAGATTTTTTTTAATTAACTTATTATCGTAAAGCAGATTGGCGTTTTTTATTAATTTTATTGTCAACGTTATCTCCTTGCAATACAGCTTCGATCATAGCCATTCTTACAAATACTCCATTTTGCATTTGTTGGAAAATATAAGATTTATTGCATTCAACAACATCACTGGCAATTTCTACACCGCGATTAATTGGGGCTGGATGCATGATCATGGCATCTGATTTCATCATATTAACTCGACGCATATCTAATCCGTATTTATTGAAATAATCTTCTTTTGAGAATTCTTCATTTTCCTCAGCGCTTAATCTTTCATGTTGAACTCTGAGTAACATTACGACGTCCATTTCCTGACAAAGTTCATCAACACTCATATGCGAACCAATTGGCTTGAACTCATCTGTGTACCATGAATCTAAACCACCGAAACTTACATCTGCACCAAGTCTAGTCAATATTTCAGCATTAGAATGTGCAACACGTGAATGACTTAGATCACCAATGATTCCAACTTTTAATCCTTCAAAATGTCCAAAATGCTCATAAATTGTCATTAAATCTAGTAGTGATTGTGAGGGATGTTGACCTGTTCCATCACCACCGTTGATAATGTGGATTTTCATATTATCATTGATAAGTTTCTCGTAATACTTATCTTGTGGATGCCTGATGACTGCAACACTGGCACCAATACTTTCAACCGTTTTAACTGTATCGTATAAACTTTCACCCTTTGTTACTGATGAAGTAGATGCATCAAACATGATCTCCTTCATACCTAACTTCATTTCAGCAACTTGGAAACTTGATTTTGTTCTAGTACTATTTTCAAAAAACAAATTAATCGCAAATTTGTCTAATCCAATATCTGATTCCTTCCCAGCTTTAAAATCAATTGCTGTTTCCATAAGGTCGTAGACCTCATTGTTTGTTAATTGTGACATTGAAAGTATATTTTTCATTGTTTTCCTCCAAATTAAAAGGGACACTGTCAGATTCAGTGTCCCAATGGAGTTAAATATATTACGCCTTTGGGATCTCACTGGATCCGATTAAAAGTCATCTTTTATTTTTAAGTTACCCGAAAACCATGTATAACCTTGCAGGCCTCTCTGGACTTGTTTAAAAGTTTTCGTTGGAAATACTATATGTTAATTACTACTAATCGTCAAGTTGAAAATTATTTTTACAACATAAAAAGAGACAATCTAAGTTATCATATCAACCTAACTTGTCTCTTTATTTTATTTTAAATAACCAAATCATAAGATTAGTCTTAAACTTTTATAAATTTTCTCAAATGCTTAGCTGTATATGAATCATAACAATTTAATAAATCTGTTACATAACCTGAAAATACAATATTGCCACCGTAGCGTCCACCATGTGGTCCCATATCAATAATCCAATCAGCTTGAGAAATTATTTTTAAATTATGTTCCAAAATAATAAGTGTCTTATTTGCTAACAACAACTTGTTAAATAATTCTAGTAAGTTAGCAATATCTGCTTCATGTAAACCAGTACTTGGTTCATCCAAAATAAGAACATCATTATCCATTGAATTTAATAAGCTTTTTGCTATTTTTAACCTTTGTAGTTCACCACCAGACAATGTATCAAGCCGTTGTCCCAAATTCAAATAATCCAACTTTGCATCGATCAAGAACTGTATTTTCTTGGCAATTACTCCATCAAATAAATCCAAAGCTTCTGATGCAGTTAACTGCAAAACATCGTAAATACTACGACCATTGAGCCTAATCTCTAATGCTTCACTATTATATTGCTTACCTTTGCACAATTCACACTTTTGTTTAACATCCCCCATGTATGCCAAATCAAACTTAATATAACCTTTACCGTGGCATTCTGGACATGCACCTTGTCCATTGAAACTAAATAGCGAAACATTCTCATGTGATTTCTTCGCAAAAAGTTTTCTAATATCATCAAAAACACCTAAGTAAGTTAGGATATTAGACCGACTACTACCTTTTATTTGGCTTTGATCAAAGACAATTGAATCAGGATACTTCCCCACGAATAACCTTCTAATAAGTGTACTCTTACCTGAACCTGCCACACCTGTTACCACAGTCATTGCATTTTTAGGAATCTTCACAGATGCATATTTTACATTAAATAGACTAACATCACTTAATTGATAGTATTTCTTAAAGTTCTTGCGTTGAGTATTAATTTGGTGTTTTTCAGACAAACTCTTTCCAGTAATAGTATTTGATTTCAACAATTCTTGATAAGTACCACTAAAAGTTATTCTTCCACCATTTTTACCTGATGATTCACCCATTTCAACCACATTATCGGCAATCTTGATAATATCTGGATCGTGGTCTACTAGTAATACTGTATTACCCTTGTCTCGTAACATTTTAAATATCTTATTTATACCTATCAAATCTTCGGGATGTAGTCCAACACTTGGTTCATCAAATATATATAATACGTCTGACAATGCACTATTCAGATGCTTGGTCATCTTGATTCGCTGTGATTCTCCACCGGATAATGAATTCGTTGATCTAGATAATGTCAGGTAGTTCAAACCAACCATATTGAGACTTTGGAGTCTATTCAAAATATTTTTTAAAATCAGTGAAGTACTAGCATTACGTTTTATATGATTCAAAAAGTCAATCAACTCATCAATGGGCATTTCAACACAATCAGCAATTGACTTATTATCTATCATTGCGGATCTAATCCTTTTATTAACACGTGTCCCCAAACATTCAGGACAAATATCAATATCCATAACCGATTTTAATTTATCTGTATATTTATTCTTTGCTTTTTCAATAATAGACTTTTGAATTCTTTCAATCACACCAACATATAAAGCGGTTTTGGGCCATTTATCTGTCGGATTTAGTGGCTTACTTCCTTTATCGTACAGTAATAGTTTCAATTCCTCTGGCGTATAGTCTTCAATCTTTTTATCATTATCAAAATTACCTGATTCAGTATAACGTAACCATCTGAATCCGCCCGGTTGAAACGTTGGAAAATTGATAGCACCATCATTCAATGACTTATCAAAATCAATTAATTTATCAATTTTTATATGATTGACTTCACCAATCCCCTGACACACTTCACACATCCCATCAGGATTATTGAATGAATAAATCATGGAGTAACCAATAAACGGTTTAGCGAGTCGAGAATATAACAATCGTAATCCAGTATATATTTCTGTGGCAGTTCCAACTGTAGATCGAATATTTCCACCGATCTTTTTCTGATCGACAATAATTGAAACCGGTAAATTTGATATTTGATCTACTTTTGGTACTTCATACGTTGGCAACATTCTTTGGATAAATGATGAATATGTTTCATTCAAAAGTCGCTGGGATTCAGCAGCAATCGTATCAAACACCAAAGATGACTTACCAGATCCTGATAATCCAGTAAAAATAGTAATTTTATTTTTCGGTATTCTAATTGAAACGTTTTTCAAATTATTACTTCTGGCACCTTTTACTTCAATAAACTTATCCATTTATTCACCCTCCCAAACATGGTTCCCTGATCAAGATTATAAGTATAATACACTCTAAAACTTCCAGCAAGGTACAAAAATATCCACGATCACTAGGCTTCACGCCTAATAATTGTGGATACTTTAAGTGATTAATTTGCCCAATAATTAATTATTGGATTTAAGAATCGAAGTATGGAAAAAGAGATTATGCTTAGTCTTTTGTGAATCCTTCATGTAGCTCTTACCGAATACAAATGCGAAGATAACCGTCAACAATGGATTGATCCAAACGTAAAAGGCAAATGGTATAAAGGCAAATGGACTAACTCCAAGAATACCAGAAATAAATAT
This region includes:
- a CDS encoding DUF4097 family beta strand repeat-containing protein, which gives rise to MNEKIVDLVKEKLSEIFEDYPQTSDIHELAAELKSDLISSAEDKFKDGMSEESAVDKAFDEFGDITDLIDDVMQDDPEENSNEGHHIDINQSGITIDGGDKLKIDKKGVFINKGNSFRADGSGVSINNGKVFRADENGVKVGNMTIDGRGINFEKNKSKVNDTFSKFDESFDHNVDTEIYVETLDLVNEKSFEISDIKRLDISYGFATVKILPSNGDKVILREYMSRNNPDYFARTKVDEGTLKIKQGRFPKFLHLKVRTQILIPKTFLGDMRITSVAGNLYIDGISNMGIIKTTINSGNGYFNNVSVNNFSVKAQSGKIKIKNVKADDLLQLLAHSGAIRIENVLGNEFEIKAHSGSVRGEKLGGSGTIESHSGAVTLSISELTGDLNIDSHSGAVKLNMLTDNYKFDLQAKSGTVRSPEGAILNHDTFDFKDGFIGDNPVHTINARALSGAVKLY
- a CDS encoding L-lactate permease, coding for MILVALSAVILPMILLGILNLPATKGMSISAIVVMILGAIFWKMNTKILLASILQAIHKSLPIIWILFGALIMLKTLEHTGAITRINIGFEKLSSDMRVQIILIAYLFGGLIEGVSGFGTPAMVTAPLMIALGFSPIASVTLALIADSTPAAFGAVGTPLTVGLSNVSESTNFLNSIGKSLTSIDLFAGSLMPTMLVFLLIFLFGKSDEPKIKEWIQFIPWTLLIGIFYSVAALLTAMFVGYEFVSILAPFVTIIVAIITIRTKFLIPKSSFNDPWTMKDSTGEKDEKSDMSLLTAWSPYILVVLLLLLSRTIPALKSFMTSFLNLSWTNILGIKGLNSDWEFLYSPGTILTIAVLLGLLIQVKSLKSFIPTSINVIKSMKNTAIALIVTLIMVQVFTNSNFNNANLVSMPMYIAEFVSKYFSAGWIFIAPFLGALGAFVTGSSTVSTLTFAQIQSDIASNANISQQIVLAAQLIGAAAGNMICVHNIVAVSSLVGLSGQEGTILRKTLAPSLLYCLLVGIIGFVFISL
- a CDS encoding PadR family transcriptional regulator; translated protein: MKPIISKDIIRGHTTTIVLNILNQNDSYGYEIAKTIKQMSHETYELNEATLYTVFRRLEKNNDIQSYWGDESQGGRRKYYKITEQGKATLKENIKEWNFAKHVIDDLILGRID
- a CDS encoding quinone-dependent dihydroorotate dehydrogenase — encoded protein: MDLYKLARPLIFSIDPEKDHHLVANGLKIFNKNPKILRKMFYTKKRPNLSVTIKNLTFDSPIGIAAGFDKKAEFYNSLGALGAGFVEVGSVTKKAQAGNKKKRVFRLPEDKAIINRMGLNNDGIKITKDRLKNQPANDVKIGLSIAPSHGLNDTGKVLEMIESVKEIHDQADYIALNISCPNQKGVATLQHVELLTQILTGIKELNIDEPVFCKFGNDIDTNELIATLHSVENLLDGVILTNTSGMKRDNLVSIDKKENGGLSGKPLFETSIAMTKLVHEQFPHMPIIYSGGVFTPEDAKTALKSGASLVEVYTGFIYNGPTMIERINRSLSEEQMIKELK
- a CDS encoding L-lactate permease, with the protein product MILVALSAVILPMILLGVLNLPATKGMSISAVVVMILGVIFWKMHTKILIASVLQAIHKSLPIIWILFGALVMLKTLEHTGAITRINIGFEKLSSDMRVQTILIAYLFGGLIEGVSGFGTPAMVTAPLMIALGFSPMSSVTLALVADSTPAAFGAVGTPLTVGLSNVNDSTNFLNSVGQSLTQIDLFAGSLMPTMLIFLLVFLFGKNKEPKIKYWLEFLPWTLFLGICYSLIALLSAKLIGYEFVSILSPFTTIIIAIITIKIKLLIPKSSLSDPWTMKQKNNTSAEASDMSLFKAWSPYIIVVIMLLLSRVIKPLKAFLTTFLNLSWRNILGIKNLNSDWEFMYSPGTLLTIAVILGLLIQVKSIKSFIPTGITVIKSMKSTALALIVTLIMVQLFTNSNYNSAHLLSMPMYIASFVSKYFSKGWIFVAPFLGALGSFVTGSATVSTLTFGQIQSDIANNANISKQIVLSAHLIGAAAGNMICVHNIVAVSSLVGMSGKEGAILRKTLTPSLLYCLLVGIVGFVFISIL
- a CDS encoding GNAT family N-acetyltransferase is translated as MDLTFKQITEVTADDYELLLDADPYKGIVDEYITRSTVFEVFNVDKLVGIVALLPTRPHTLEIVNIAVAKEQQNLGIGTQILKKMIFAAKTAGYSTLEIGTGSNSYQQLHLYQKLGFRMSWIDKDFFTKNYPKKIIEEFLTFNGFVLKDMVRLTMELKKS